A genomic window from Bdellovibrio sp. SKB1291214 includes:
- a CDS encoding glutathione peroxidase: protein MLKISAKVLVVSSLFLGLLSSSVGFAEEKTSSEVSSSDSKPRSFYELSANDISGKKVHFSSYRGKVVLVVNTASQCGFTPQLKDLEGLYKKYSERGFVVLAFPSNDFKQEKGDNTEVQSFAKKEYGCTFPFFDKAPVTGPNKQPVYQFLTEQKPGLIFKDVSWNFEKFLVNRKGQVVDRWTSITKPSSDKIVNAIEKALAEPL from the coding sequence ATGCTTAAGATTTCCGCTAAAGTGTTGGTGGTAAGTTCGTTGTTTTTGGGTTTGTTGAGTTCGTCGGTGGGCTTTGCTGAGGAGAAAACTTCGTCTGAGGTTTCGAGTTCGGATTCTAAGCCTCGTAGTTTCTATGAGCTTTCTGCGAATGATATTTCGGGAAAGAAGGTTCATTTTTCTTCTTATCGTGGGAAAGTGGTTTTGGTTGTTAATACGGCTTCGCAGTGTGGATTTACGCCGCAGTTGAAAGATCTTGAGGGGCTTTACAAAAAGTATTCAGAACGTGGGTTTGTGGTTTTGGCATTTCCTTCAAATGATTTTAAGCAGGAAAAAGGCGACAACACTGAGGTGCAAAGTTTTGCCAAGAAAGAATATGGATGCACGTTCCCTTTCTTTGACAAGGCACCCGTCACAGGACCCAACAAGCAGCCTGTTTATCAGTTCCTGACGGAGCAAAAGCCGGGGCTGATTTTTAAAGATGTAAGTTGGAATTTTGAGAAGTTTTTGGTGAATCGCAAAGGGCAAGTTGTGGATCGCTGGACTTCGATTACCAAACCTTCCTCTGACAAAATAGTAAATGCGATTGAAAAAGCCCTGGCAGAGCCTCTCTAA
- a CDS encoding LD-carboxypeptidase, translated as MTRWKFFKEGDIVDVVAPGYPSQPHEVDGSRDFLLKWNLVPRIPKGLIKPHFLHANEDEARFEFLKNAIQSKDSSVIWCMRGGYGSNRLVPMLAKLKKPKEPKLLIGISDITSLHTFLTQEWGWSTLHAPLLDRLGRGLVASKFEKELHGILFGQETDVEFKKLKPLNDQARNIKLLKSRVVGGNLAVLQTTLGTPWQIDAKKSLLFLEDTGERGYRVDKMLEHMRQAGVFKQCHGLILGDFIGGNEPGSDQSKLKQVFKRWSEDLDLPIFQGLEAGHDVIQRPVPLNTSCVLSQKNGKVLLNIDTGGKA; from the coding sequence ATGACACGTTGGAAGTTTTTTAAAGAAGGCGACATTGTCGATGTGGTAGCTCCGGGTTACCCATCTCAGCCCCACGAGGTGGATGGTTCTCGCGATTTTCTTTTGAAATGGAATTTGGTTCCACGTATTCCAAAAGGTTTGATCAAGCCGCATTTTCTGCATGCCAATGAAGATGAGGCTCGATTTGAGTTTTTGAAAAATGCGATTCAGTCTAAGGATTCTAGTGTGATTTGGTGCATGCGTGGTGGTTACGGCAGTAATCGTTTGGTGCCGATGCTTGCAAAACTTAAAAAACCAAAAGAACCGAAGCTTTTGATCGGTATCAGCGACATTACGTCGTTACATACTTTCCTGACTCAGGAATGGGGTTGGAGCACTTTACATGCGCCGCTATTGGATCGTTTGGGTCGCGGCTTGGTTGCTTCCAAGTTTGAAAAAGAATTACACGGAATTCTTTTTGGCCAAGAAACAGATGTTGAGTTTAAAAAACTCAAACCTCTGAATGATCAGGCACGTAACATAAAACTTTTAAAATCCCGTGTTGTCGGGGGAAACCTGGCTGTTTTGCAAACGACATTGGGCACTCCGTGGCAGATTGATGCTAAGAAGTCTTTGTTGTTTTTGGAAGACACGGGGGAGCGTGGCTACCGCGTTGATAAGATGTTGGAACATATGCGCCAGGCGGGCGTGTTTAAACAGTGTCACGGGTTGATTCTGGGTGATTTCATTGGGGGCAATGAACCGGGGTCAGATCAAAGCAAATTAAAACAAGTCTTTAAACGTTGGTCCGAAGATTTAGATCTTCCAATCTTTCAAGGGTTGGAAGCGGGCCATGATGTGATTCAGAGACCGGTGCCTTTAAACACTTCATGCGTTCTTTCACAAAAGAACGGCAAGGTGCTGCTCAATATCGATACAGGAGGAAAAGCGTAA
- a CDS encoding serine hydrolase domain-containing protein, with product MKFSVLEKNLISQLEDRIRDTTPGVMVRAYQGGRIICDVSVGNTYAYYDLASVTKVIFTQQAMMYAYELGKWNFETKVSEFLPWFPSKETKITELLTHSSGLPWWMPFYQEINQNLSREKRRDQLREIIQGLKLEKSETAVYSDVGFLVLGYVLEVIFEKPLLDVWTDTKNKFYAGTTLEFHADNKTSTKISLFAPTEECPVRKKLVQGEVHDLNCWSLGGVSTHAGLFGSIDDLGWYSLHLRSQLLGIARYSIRQKTAQLFAKRALPEGKGDWAMGYMMPTPGSASCGNYFSLDSIGHTGFTGTSIWYDPKMDMSVNILSNRVLYGSENKAFAKLRSEIHNWIVENYRRSGV from the coding sequence ATGAAATTTTCTGTTCTAGAAAAGAATCTGATTTCGCAACTAGAGGATCGTATCCGCGATACCACTCCAGGTGTGATGGTGCGTGCTTACCAGGGCGGACGTATCATTTGCGACGTTTCTGTAGGCAATACTTACGCTTATTATGATCTAGCAAGTGTGACGAAGGTGATCTTTACCCAGCAAGCGATGATGTACGCTTATGAATTGGGGAAATGGAATTTTGAGACGAAGGTTTCGGAATTTTTGCCATGGTTTCCTTCCAAAGAAACTAAAATTACAGAGTTATTGACTCACAGTTCGGGGCTACCGTGGTGGATGCCATTTTATCAAGAAATCAATCAGAACTTGTCCCGTGAAAAGCGCCGCGATCAATTGCGTGAAATCATCCAGGGTTTGAAGCTTGAGAAGTCAGAGACAGCGGTTTATTCCGATGTTGGTTTCCTGGTTTTAGGTTATGTGCTTGAAGTGATTTTTGAAAAACCACTTTTGGATGTTTGGACGGATACAAAAAATAAGTTCTACGCAGGAACGACTTTAGAGTTCCACGCCGATAATAAAACGTCGACCAAGATTTCCTTATTTGCTCCAACAGAAGAATGCCCGGTTCGTAAAAAGCTTGTTCAAGGTGAAGTTCATGATTTGAACTGCTGGTCCTTAGGGGGCGTTTCTACGCACGCCGGTTTGTTCGGCAGCATCGACGATTTAGGTTGGTATTCGCTTCATTTGCGCTCTCAGCTTTTGGGGATTGCAAGATACAGCATTCGTCAAAAGACGGCACAATTGTTTGCTAAGCGCGCCCTTCCAGAAGGAAAAGGCGACTGGGCTATGGGTTATATGATGCCAACGCCGGGCTCTGCAAGTTGCGGAAATTATTTCTCGTTAGATTCAATTGGTCACACGGGGTTCACTGGAACGTCGATTTGGTATGATCCTAAGATGGATATGAGCGTGAACATCCTGTCGAATCGAGTTTTGTATGGATCCGAGAACAAGGCCTTTGCAAAATTGCGTTCCGAGATTCACAATTGGATTGTTGAAAATTACAGAAGATCTGGAGTGTAA
- the purB gene encoding adenylosuccinate lyase, with amino-acid sequence MIERYTRPEMGLIWDADQRFGKMMQVEITVAQVQAQLGLIPKVAAKAIAQKSRFNVKRISEIEKETKHDVIAFVSNLAENVGPHGKFIHFGMTSSDVLDTAFSLQVREAGQVLMSSIVRMEKSLQALVDKHAETMCAGRTHGMFAEPTTFGFKMAGFLTELRRNKKRVKEALENMNICKLSGAVGTFSSQSPKVEAMVARKLGLKPEPIATQVIPRDRHAEMMLSLAMIGTGLERLAVELRHLQRSDVAEVTEGFTKGQKGSSAMPHKKNPISAENITGLSRLLRGYAVAAMEDVALWHERDISHSSVERVIFPDAFIVADYGIHRMSVLLDGLEVNKKRMLDNIESSQGQLFSSHVLLALVGKGMRREDAYALVQRLCHTLGYGEHLKDKLMGSDEARALLKPKEIEEIFTGKKHKKTIKEIIKRAKA; translated from the coding sequence GTGATCGAACGTTACACGCGCCCAGAGATGGGTCTTATTTGGGATGCAGATCAACGATTTGGCAAGATGATGCAAGTTGAAATCACAGTGGCACAGGTTCAAGCTCAGCTGGGTTTGATTCCGAAAGTGGCTGCAAAGGCGATCGCACAAAAGTCGCGCTTTAATGTGAAACGCATTTCTGAAATTGAAAAAGAAACGAAACATGACGTTATCGCCTTTGTTAGCAACTTGGCTGAAAACGTGGGACCCCATGGAAAATTCATCCACTTCGGAATGACCTCTTCGGATGTTCTAGATACTGCTTTCAGCTTGCAGGTCCGCGAAGCCGGTCAAGTTTTGATGAGTTCAATCGTTCGCATGGAAAAATCTTTGCAGGCCTTGGTCGATAAACATGCAGAGACAATGTGTGCGGGACGTACTCACGGAATGTTCGCAGAACCCACAACATTCGGTTTTAAAATGGCAGGTTTCTTGACCGAGCTTCGTCGTAATAAAAAACGTGTCAAAGAGGCTTTAGAAAACATGAACATCTGCAAACTCAGCGGTGCGGTTGGTACATTTTCTAGCCAGTCTCCAAAAGTGGAAGCGATGGTGGCTCGTAAACTGGGTTTGAAACCAGAACCTATTGCGACACAAGTTATTCCTCGTGACCGTCATGCGGAAATGATGTTGTCGCTGGCGATGATAGGAACAGGGCTTGAGCGCTTGGCCGTGGAGCTTCGTCATTTGCAACGCAGTGATGTGGCGGAAGTGACTGAGGGATTTACCAAAGGCCAAAAAGGTTCCTCGGCAATGCCTCATAAGAAAAATCCCATCAGTGCAGAAAACATCACAGGCCTTTCTCGTTTGCTGCGTGGTTATGCTGTCGCGGCAATGGAAGACGTGGCTTTGTGGCATGAACGCGATATCAGCCATTCCTCGGTTGAGCGCGTGATCTTCCCTGATGCCTTTATTGTGGCTGACTATGGCATTCACCGTATGAGCGTTTTGTTGGACGGTTTGGAAGTAAATAAAAAACGCATGCTGGACAATATCGAAAGTTCCCAAGGGCAGTTGTTCAGTTCCCATGTGTTGTTGGCGTTGGTTGGTAAAGGAATGCGTCGTGAAGATGCCTACGCGTTGGTTCAGCGTCTTTGTCATACATTGGGTTACGGCGAACACTTAAAAGATAAATTGATGGGCAGCGATGAAGCTCGCGCTCTTTTAAAACCGAAAGAGATCGAAGAGATTTTTACGGGTAAGAAACACAAGAAAACGATCAAAGAAATTATCAAGAGAGCGAAAGCGTAA